The genomic segment tgaTAACAGAAATCAGTGTAGGTTTATTAATTTCATCAAGGTCATATTTGCAGGGGGATCTAGATAAACTGCTATAAAGTGGCAGATGGGATACATTATTGATAAATGTGAGGTTATGTGATTGggattaaaaatatgcagctacttatacccttaatgggactgcactaggcaaatccataatggagaaggaccttggagtccttgtagataataaacttggctgtagcaagcaatgccaggcagcagctgcaagggcaaacaatgttttgagctgtattaaaaggggcatagattcgcGGGAGGacggggttattcttccactttacagagcgctggtaaggccccatctggaATGTGCCAtatagttttggtctccagtgctcaaacgggatattattgaattagagagtcTAAAGAAGGGCAACTAGGATGGTTAAGcatatggaaagtctcagttatgttAATggtggagaagagacgcttaagggggtttatgataactatgtataaaagttatcataaaataatctttttaatgctttatttaccagcagGTTCTTCCAGGAAACATGAAAGGGTCCCCTTGCAAAAAGAGGTTTCATCTTAAGGTACAAAAGGGTTTATTAcaatgagagctgtgaagttgtggaattctacCCTGAAGCCactgtactggctgatacatttgtttaaaaaagagttggatggatttttagcaagtgacTAAATAAAAGGTAACTGAAATCATATTTTATGTAAAggtgattcagggactggtccaatttgCCTTTTGAAGCcaggaaggtttttttttcccagttgGAAAGGGATTTTTTTGCAGCCTCGCTCTGAATCAGCTAACAGTTTGGCAGGTATTATTTGGACATAAAGCTTGAACTAGATAAacaattggttttttttaaactgaaatacTATGTTGATTCTGGTACTAATCAAAAAATGCTTCAGTCCATAAAAGGGATAATAATTCTAAATGCATGTTACCATTGTATAAAAGATTGTACCAAAACCTTAATCAAGACATATAGTTTGTTCCATTATATTAATGCTATGCTGGGCTCACCATTCCTGCTTGGGTGCAAGCATGAGCAAACTCTTTGGGTTGTATTTTTTAACATTAGAGGCAAACACCAACAGtgatgtagcccatagcaactaattataAGTTAGACTGGAACGGTCGCCtagttagaaaacaaatgcaaagctctgatcggttgctatgggcaacatcactgggtatgtttgcctccaatgttaatatatgtatgtatgtatgtatatatatatttatttataaagcgctacttatgtacgcagagctgtacagtagaatacattaatacaaacaggattattaagataataataaatacaaagtataacaataaatacagatagatacaagataaatacagctgcaataagttaagagccaaagacacaagaggatggaggtccctgccccgtagagcttacaatctatataaataaatacaccagtatgtaacatagtaacatagtaacatagtaagttgggttgaaaagacatacagtggtgtgaaaaactatttacCCCCTTCCTGATTTTTATTCTTTTggatgtttgtcacacaaaatgtttctgatcatcaaacatatttaactattagtcaaagataacacaagtaaacacaaaatgcagtttttaaaagagggtttttattatttagggagaaaaaaaatccaaacctacatggccctgtgtgaaaaagtaattgccccctgaacctaataactggttgggccacccttagcagcaataactacAATCAAGCGTTTGccataacttgcaacgagtcttttacagcactctggaggaattttggcccactcatctttgcagaattgttgtaattcagctttatttgagggttttctagcatgaaccgcctttttaaggtcatgccacaacatctcaataggattcaggtcaggactttgactaggccactccaaagtcttcattttgtttttcttcagccattcagaggtggatttgctggtgtgttttgggtcattgtcctattgcagcacccaagatcgcttcagcttgagttgacgaacagatggccggacattctccttcaggattttttggtagaacagtagaattcatggttccatctatcacagcaagccttccaggtcctgaagcagcaaaacaaccccagaccatcacactaccaccaccatattttactgttggtatgatgttctttttctgaaatgctgtgttacttttacgccagatgtaacgagacacgcaccttccaaaaagttcaacttttgtctcgtcggtccacaaggtattttcccaaaagtcttggcaatcattgagatgttttttagcaaaattgagacgagccataatgttctttttgcttaaaagtggtttgcgccttggaaatctgccatgcaggccgtttttgcccagtctctttcttatggtggagtcgtgaacactgaccttaattgaggcaagtgaggcctgcagttctttagatgttgtcctggggtcttttgtggcctctcggatgagttgtctcatTGTCTCattgcgctcttggggtaattttggtcggccggccactcctgggaaggttcaccactgttccatgtttttgccatttctggataatggctctcactgtggttcgctggagtcccaaagctttagcaatggctttataacctttaccagactgatagatctcaattacttttgttctcatttgttcctgaatttctttggatcttggcatgatgtctagcttttggtctacttctctgtgtcaggtagctcctatttaagtgatttcttgattgaaacaggtgtggcagtaatcaggcctgggggtgactacagaaattgatattgaaattgaaaattgaaattgataaaccacagttaagttattttttaacaaggggggcaatcactttttctcACATGGCCATgaagatttggagttttttttctcccttaataacgtgaaccttcatttaaaaactgcattttgtgttcaattatgttatctttgactaatagttaatggtttttgatgagcagaaacatttaagtgtgacaaacatgcaaaagaataagaaatcaggaagggggcaaatagtttttcacaccactgtacgtccatcaagttcaaccataatgcctatatataacctgcctaactactagttatgTGTATTTTTTGTGAAGAGAAGAGGCCAATAATGCAGTTACCTGTCTCTTTATCCAATAGCACCTGTTTCCTTTCTTCCTCAAAGGCCTGTAGCCATCgctgtttgtgctctggtttCTTTGCAAGGAAAAGGTGAATCTCTTCCGAGACTTTGCCTTGCAGCTTGAATGCATTTTTTACAGTAATGTTAAAGTCTTTGTCTTTCCCATCCTCTACATTCAGAACCTCCATATCGTCCATGTCGATCTTCCCTTTATAATACAGAATGTCACGTCGCAACAGATCCTAGAGTTTTCAGAAATAAATGATTGTTTAACTTgagaaatggaagaaaaaaatatCTCTTCAATTAGAAatgattttcatttaaaaaaataactcaGATGGGGTAAGAGATGATTGATGGAACCCCGGTGTAAATTTGCCACCAGTAATAGCTATCTTCCTACTGCACGCCAATTAGAATGTAGAAGAAAGAGAAATAAAAGGCACAATTCCACTATTTACTCCAGGGCTGCCAAACAGGAGGCTCTGTGGGCCAACTGGGCACAATGTTTTATGCCTCCCCCCCCCACGGATCACAACAGAGATTGTTTTTCAATCATCATCAAGTCCCCCACCCCCTTAGTTTGTGGAATGTTGACTAAGCAGTCCACAGAAATAATGGACAGCAATAATTAACCCCATGCAGTGTGAGGCAAGCTAGGTGGCACTCTGGGTGTGTGCATCTCTAATAGTATGATACAGAGCTAGCAGCCAAAATTTTCTAATTTCATTTTACATATGGTTGTAGGGGACTTAAGGTTTACTTAACCTTTATTCAAGCAGTTTTGGACACCTAAGTGTGATTCTaaatgggattctgtcatgatatttatggtgtagttttagtTTCTGAATTACTGTTTgcaatgcaaataattcactctaccattgaaaatgttattcttgaacctacagatgtatatttttagttataatattggtttgtaggcagccatctcagcaaCCATTGTgtctgatcctgagctttctgaGCTAGCACTACACAATGGAACCACTTTTAGATGAGCTATTGTTTTCTcatccatgtaactggagtcatgacttggatttttactattgagtactagtctgatatctaccactagcaatacaggtgtcaggaagctgtTATTTTTCTCTTGATAGGGAGAGGGGAGATATCACTACAACTTTTAAAATCCAAGTTTTaatagagcacaagtcacatggcttagggcacctgggaaactaactattgtctaaccccatgaaaaatctatttgctctttaaaaaaactGATCTTGGTGACAATATTTCTTTAGTTATAGATGGGAGAAGAAGCTGTTTCCTTATCATGGTTTAATGTATTTTTCTGGCAGTTCAACAACAGCCAGTAGATGTAATTGTTCTTTTTTATAAAATAGGAAGCCAACATGCGCTCAGTCTTTTTGGATCCCAGCTCATACCTGGGCGGAGGGGGGCTCGGTAGGTGAAGATAGTGTGCTGCAACATAACAACCAGGGGCGCAGGGAGTGCGTTTGTGTGTGACCAACTGTACATGTTGGCCCGAAACAGTTGTTGTTTTGGTCCCTTGTATCAATAGTGTGATAGGATAGATAATAGTACATGTTCCTATTATAAGAGTCGTAGGACCATAGTGCCCCTTTGGTGGATGCCCTGAAGGATTTCTATGATCATATAAAGATGAAAGTTTAACTTCTGGTATACATTATATGAGCTATAGAGTTGCATTGATCTATAAGGGGCAGTGGGCTCATCCATTTGTACAGGTACCACAGCCATACCTTTTGTTAAATCTTTGGCTTGGGGTACATTGTTTCTTAGAAATACTTAGACGAAATATGAAAGTTTTGAGGGACACTGCTACTTGGCACCAACAAGTGACCCTTGTTTTAGAATGGGCCACAGTGCCCCCCAGCCACCACATGTGACATATCTAATAGGTATGAGTCTTACCATTCTTATAACTACAGCAGACAATGGTGAGTGCAGATGCAGAATATAAGAACTAAAAGCTTTTTGGACAgttgttcatttttaaaaaacataaaattaaaGAATGTCATGAATGATGTTACATATGCAAAATAATGGTGTAAGAACCTTACAGATGATGTCATAATTGTAACATAAATGGCTGAAGGATAATTATTTGATAATCATATCCTACACAGAGTCACAGAGTTGGAGAAATGGGTGTATTTTTAGatatttgtttaatttaaatAGTGTCTAGTGTACTGGATTAAAAGGCCAAATTCACCTTCTTGCAGAAAACAATTTGATGATCAAACAGAAAGAATATCCGCTGCTGTCCCTTTGGCTGGAGGTGAGAAATCTTGGTTAGTTCCCCAGAATGTATGAGCTCCGAGCTTCTGGCAAGGATATCTTCTCCCTGTACAAATGAAGGAAGTTTGATCATTACACTTTGTGCACTCCGAGCCCAAATCACAATATGTTTCCATAGGTTCCATATGTTTCCAtaggttttttttctgcttaaagCAACAATTGGCTATTAGCACTGCCTCTGGGGTGAGGGAGAGtggaaaacagaaaacaattggTGCTACTTTTCACAAGGTTCCTCCTATTTTAGGaaaattctttatatttttatgtgcatACCCCTTTAATTGATGTTTCTCAGCACATCTATTTTGAAAAGTCTACCATTTAATGTACCCTGACACATGGTACACGCCAATCCAAGCTCGCCagcttttccttccttcctttagtTGTGTCTGGTCACCTTGATGCCATTTTGACCTGTGTAATATATTTCAGCCTACTTTATCAAGGCTTTCTCACTGTTTTATATGCTATATCTCTTCCCTTCCTTTTGAATTTTTTGAAATTCcttgtggactgctggcctgcagtaggctctgcttgaagtaaaactctGTCCTTTCAAAACCTGCCTGAAATttaagccactgggagcaacatcaaagggggtggtaagcaacatgttgctcacaagccactggttggggatcactgcgctaAGAGTTCCCCTACAAATAGTTATAGACTTTCCCCATATAAGATTACAGGTTCATGAATTCTTATGTCTCTAAAGTGGTACCCCCAGAATTCCACAATTACAAGATCTCAGGAGGCTAAGAGTTAGAGAAAGACTGAAGGGAAGGAGCTGCGGGCTGAGTCCTCTCTTCATCTCTcttgtaacctgcagcactattagccttctatttgtatctgtaagttaccctcttatttagattgtaagctctgtggggcagggacctctatcttcttgtctctttgattcttaacttattgcaactgtaccttgtatttatttgtatttattatcatactttgtactTATCcattattgtaataaccccctgtttgttgtgTTAATttactgttctactgtacagcgctgcgtacataagtatcattttataaataaagatattcatacatacatatacagccaATATTTCCTTCAGCAATATTACATATACTTTTGACTTTTCCTGTCTTTTCTGTTATATTGTTGCATTTGCCTTTttgatattggaaaaaaaaatttgatatgGAAACAATTTCCATATGGGAATTCAAGGGTTTGCCAGTTTTCTTATCAGTGATTTTATAACTTGAGCCTGATGGTTGGATGTGTCCTCAACTGCTACCTTCTACTGAACAGGGTGTTCAAAAAACAAAATGTCTGTTCATTTTGGACTGCTGTCCGAAGACCAAGGAGTCTTCTTTTGCCTCAACATATTCACAGTGAAGCCTGTCTATTGAGATTGGCCTCACAATTTGACAAATGCAGTACTGAAGGTGTGTGGGTTGGTATCCAACAGATTAGCCCTAGGGATGTCTAGTTAGTTAGCTGATTCCTATAACTATGGGGTTTTCAAATCTTTAGAGGCGGGCGCATTGTCCTGGTGGTTCCTAAATGAGAGAACAATGAAAGGTCTATCCAATATGGTTCAAAAACAACAGGAAATATGGTCCATAATATGGCACTCACATTACAGAGTAAAATTTTCTTGCACTTTGACTGTGCCCTTTTACATATACAGCTGCCACCTTTTAGTTACTAACATGAAGCAGGACATAGTACAGGACATAGCACTAGCTGGAAACATGAACCACATAGTCATTGAAAGAAAAGCCTTGTTACCTCCCAGTCCTCTATAGAACTTTGCCAGTGGGCTATTTTATCAATGTTCTCAAGTCTCCGCTTTCTTTCATTGATAAGTCTGGCAACGTTTTTCATTGCATCTAAGGCTGCCTCAACGTTTGTGTAGTCTCTGggtggaaacaaaaaaaaaattaccttatttttcataaatacagtatttgtaaGTATGGAACCTAAATTATTTGTAAAGTGTATATGGGGGTTATTTGACATGTCTTGCTTTAGCTTATGGGTGATCAGATCATTCCTATACATTAATAAGGATGAGTAGAGTCCCACCCTTCCCCTGTGCTCTAATTGTTCCTATTATTGAAGTAAGTACACTTGGTAAATAATTAGGCACATTGTGTTAGAGAAACATTGTTGTGTATGATCGCTTTAGTACCTGTGTTGGGAATTAGTGTACTTTAGTAGTTCCGCCAGCTGAAGTGGATATTTACAGATCTTCTGTACCGGGGTTAGAAGAAACCCATCTAGAGAGATATCAATCATCTTCTGTAATAAACGGCAAGTCTCAAAGAAATGGACATACTTCTTGACCTTGGTGAGTTTGGAAAGTTCTGTGCAGGCATTAGGATGATTGTTGCAATATTCTGAGTAGATCTGGAAATCTGTTTGCTGAAGAATAAACGTGAAACATCTTAGTAAGTGCCACGGTAAATATCTACTAAATAGAACCAGGAAGGCTTCTCTATATAGAAACAGTAAAAAGTAGTCAGTAAAAAAGGAAAGGGGCATCCGCTATATCTGCAATGTGAATCTTATACTGAACTGCTGTTGTGTAGCAAATACTCCCCTACCCGATACAGATGGAGTGTTAAGTGTATGGGAGCAAGGGCAAAGCAAAACACAAACGGTCAGGGACGAGTGGATTCATGGAGTGGGGGCCTAACATTGCCATATTTGAAAACAAATATCAGATTGGTATTGATAACTAAATCTGGGAATATtgtttgccttttattactttaTGCTGGTGGTTGGTGATAACCAAAACAGTTAAAATATGTATAGTATtgtgaataatgtacctcctattgtaaaatataaggatattataagtcacagaggagttctatgaccGTATAAAGCACAAGGCTTTTGGtcctgtgcttttatacaggtcatggaaccctgaggtgacttctaatatcatcttattttacaaaaggggcatattatttttttaaaaagttccaCCCTGGGGTAAGAGGTATCTAGACTCACTGGGGCGCCTAAAAACatgcccccaaatcccccccctgtGATTCACATTTAACCAAACTCAACtcaaaacaaaaatatcacaaCACAAAAAAGTGAGAGTCCAgcctaaccctaacccacccatcAACAGTTTTCAAAAAGACCCTCTTCAGTCTTCAGTTTTTCATGCCCAATAAGGGCCTTCCTTTGTCTGTGTCCAAGGGTAAGGGGAAATAACCAGTTGCACCTAGAGACTAACACTTCTCTCATgctgcatagcaaataattacaaaGTCAACTCCACAAGCATTTATAGAGGCAGTAGAAGCCTATGTTCAAGACTAGCTTTATAGTCAAGGCTTTTGTCTAATGGTATGACATAAAAGACCAGATTGTTAAAAAAAGGGGGTTGTTGCATAATGTTTTTATAGGAAGGGAAACTAATTGCCAAAAAACTGTTCTTTACATGGTTTAATCTTATCCCCACCCAAAAACACAGAGTTTCAGATAAGTGTAGTCAATGAGACAAACGTGTTGCCTAGCAAATCGTTATTCCCAGGGCAGCCATGCCATTTGGCAGTAAAGGGATAAGACGACCACTAACAACAATTATACATGTTATTTAAATACAAGAATAAGCAGAATAACACATTTACAAAAATGCTCAAAATGTCCCCCATTGCACATACTGTAATACATGAACACTAACATTATTCCTATTAACTAATGTCAACAACCTCCCTTTTATATACTGGCATCAACATCCTGTGGTCCttggtgtaactatatataatacAAACTACACTTAGAATTATAATCATCGCTATTAGCACACAATGAATTCACTCACATATTCCAAAAAGCAAGAGCCGATTTCACTCAAATGCGGGGAATCTTTGTTAATTCTTTTTTCAAGTGTTTTCAAGAATTTCTTTTGGAATTTGTAGATCTCTTCAATGTTTCCAAAGATTGTCCATAGTTGGTCTTCTGTAAACATGTCGTCCCTTTTACGGCACTGCTTGATGTAGCCCTGTATGGAAGTTATCAGATCTAACTATCAGATTTAACTAAAACCATTTGAAAGCTAATAAAATACTCCTAAATATAAGAGTTCATTTCTGAATGCATGTGCTTAGCAATGGGCTTAGATGAATAAAATATGCATAGCAACTGAACAAATAGACAGTTTTTATCTAGAAAAACAggcaaaatgaaaatatatatatgttgtgcAGCTCTTCCAACCAATTAAAATGAAAGATCTGCCAGTTCTGAGGGATGCTTCAGTTAAACATTATAGCAAAGGAAAAGGTTGGATGGTGGGCCCAAGGCAAATGTCCCCTCAACTGGGTTTATTATTGATGTGCTTCCATATACAATAACTAGCCCCATCTATCTGCATCTTACTTTATACTTATTTAACTTTTTACCCTCTGTCAGCACCCATGGCAAGTACCTCTTGTCCCACCAGCTGCCCCCTTGCCCCCAGCTTCAAGTGAAGTTACAATTACCTCACAAATATCCTTCAGGTGCTTAATATAATGTTTTTCTGTATTTAAGATCTCATTAATAACATTCGTTCGCATTTGATCTTTGTTGTTCTGCCCAAAACCGTTTCTCCTTGGGACATTTCTAGAATCCTGCTCTTTGTCCCCTGCTTTAGTAGCACAGTCTTCCATTGGTTCATCCTGGTTGACACGGAGCTGTAGCAAACGAAGAAATGGTTTAATCCCTCCAAAACACAGCACacttgaatatacaggtatgggacctgttatccagaaagcacaggatctggggttttacagataaaggatcttttcataatttccATACTTTAAATGTACTAagaaattatttaaccattaaataaacccaatagggctgttctgcccccaataaggggtaattatatcttagttgggatcaagtacaggtactgttttattattacagagaaaagggaatcatttaaccattaaataaacccaatagggctgttctgcccccaataaggggtaattatatcttagttgggatcaagtacaggtactgttttattattacagagaaaagggaatcatttaaccattaaataaacccaatagggctgttctgcccccaataaggggtaattatatcttagttgggatcaagtacaaggtactgttttattattacagagaaaaagggaatcatttaaccattaaataaacccaatagggctgttctgcccccaataaggggtaattatatcttagttgggatcaagtacaaggtactgttttattattacagagaaaaagggaatacagtatgttttaaaattttcaattatttgataacaatggagcctatgggagatgaacttatcacaatacagagctttctggataactggtttccagataatgggtcccatacctgtattacttctAACGATGAACTGAATTGAGTAAAATTCCATACATAAGTTGCATTAATTACTTTAGTTCTGTCAAAAAATTGAGGCGCATACAAAAAATACTATTGTGCCTCCTAATATACAAGGTTAACTGGCTTCAATTTAGCCTTTTAAAAGTCAATGTTGACAATatcttaaaattaaaataataatatgtaatatacaaGTTTATATTAAAGGGAGCACAGATAATGAGGGAAAGCTCCTTTTCACTTTTAGTTTCAAAACATCACTTCATTCCCAGAATACCTGCAGCATTGTATATAGATATAGTATATctacacatacataaatatctAAGATTGTTCAGTACGTTCTTctggtttattttatattatattatattatatattttcctaATCTTGGTACTATTTTTAGATCTACTAAAGCTCATGGATTCCTTGTTTTTTCTTAATAAAGGTTATTTATTTCTCTAGATAGAGATGGTGAACCAGGATTAGTATTAGAGCACAAAAACATTAGTAACATAAATGCTATTTTAAATGCTGTAGCTCCCCCAGAGGATGTAAGTAATATTAAACACTCACTCAGTTTCAATTTCATAGGCTAACTGAAATAGCAGTTATGTTAGCAGTGTCATAGTCCTTTTGGCATATCTTCTCAAACAGGAGACCCCTGGGCTGGATACAGCCCTCCAAGGACATGGACTCCAAACACCACTTTTTATAACATTacagatttaaaggagacataaaattaagaatgtgccagtgcattctactcctttaaatatagaaggattgtgcaaAAAATAAGTTGTGTTTcgtgctgatttattgagaaatttccccaaaaccccactagtcccgcccatctgttccacttcctgctggctgaattctctggatgtgcaggggagctggtgACACCAGGGTGACCTGataaggaactgaagcctgtctttgcttgagtgactgcagggctgtgattggctctccccctactactgtgcttctggcacgGACAGAGACCtgaaactatggcccgcgggccgccccccccccccaggggaatttacccGCCCCCCCCTGCATCTTCACCCTtggcagcagagagagaggactcagtggggaaTGGGACGGGGGAGCcgagagggaggacagacggcAGACTGGGGGGAACTGGAACAGATAGTACTCAGCGGGAATGAACGGAGCACctggggggggtttggggggggaaTGCGgccagtttgggccacagtttgcCGCCAGGAAGGGCGGGGGGTGCTGGTGATGGCGGTCTGGCCCCGCTCCCCCAACAGTCTGAAGGGCCCCTTggttcagaagtttgaggacccctgatctatagggagctccaataaaggggccatttttacagacagtattaatttttagaccaaagtgaaaccagcaccatatattcataattgcctatagGATTAAggattttttcatttatcctaaatgtctcctttaatataatttGCCTCTCAAATACATCTTTAATTAGGATTTTAACCCACTTCATCGAAGTATTTGGACTTCACTGTGCTAAAATAAAGGGCGTTAAATAAGaatgttttatgaaaatgttttgatGTTCCTAAAAGATTTGTGCCTCTTTTTTACCAATCATTGATAAAATGCTGCAACAGTATTGGTTTTTGGAACTATATTTCCTTTGGGTATATATAATACAGATTTGTGAACTAAAATGTGTCTTAAAAATGTGTTATCACAATGAAAATGTGCAGTAACAACTGTCAAAAGGAGAATTTTACATTGGCAATTATCAAAGTCATAGAGTAACAATACTTACCCTAACAAAGCTGGCTGGAAACCATCCTTCACTATCAAGTATCCTCCCCCACCACCACTCTTTATTGGTAGCATCCATTACTTCGATGACACTTCCGGCCTTAAAACCCAGTTCT from the Xenopus tropicalis strain Nigerian chromosome 5, UCB_Xtro_10.0, whole genome shotgun sequence genome contains:
- the arhgef4 gene encoding rho guanine nucleotide exchange factor 4 isoform X3 → MRMQWKGMATLEGNNHFSKHQDSRQLVPSSILKMQRERNALLYKKRPTDLTASQYLPINTESRTLTLPQMASMGHKRDSEPTRPKALFKSLSCDNLWVYERNQERKLDKSIDAGDLMRNQSKASMSVSIGPPEIFRSFPMKVHSFSRSTPSRLDLVGCVRRTSLSVFNDGSTNRPSLFDDLGSDEDFYEELHVSGHRFVGGGEQLAINELISDGSVVYAEALWDHVTMDDEELGFKAGSVIEVMDATNKEWWWGRILDSEGWFPASFVRLRVNQDEPMEDCATKAGDKEQDSRNVPRRNGFGQNNKDQMRTNVINEILNTEKHYIKHLKDICEGYIKQCRKRDDMFTEDQLWTIFGNIEEIYKFQKKFLKTLEKRINKDSPHLSEIGSCFLEYQTDFQIYSEYCNNHPNACTELSKLTKVKKYVHFFETCRLLQKMIDISLDGFLLTPVQKICKYPLQLAELLKYTNSQHRDYTNVEAALDAMKNVARLINERKRRLENIDKIAHWQSSIEDWEGEDILARSSELIHSGELTKISHLQPKGQQRIFFLFDHQIVFCKKDLLRRDILYYKGKIDMDDMEVLNVEDGKDKDFNITVKNAFKLQGKVSEEIHLFLAKKPEHKQRWLQAFEEERKQVLLDKETGFSISEIQKKQAMINASKPHPAGKPKGVNRTYYDFWMKQKHPTLPANLPQQQVFMLAEPKRKPSNFWQNISRLTPFRK
- the arhgef4 gene encoding rho guanine nucleotide exchange factor 4 isoform X4, producing MMSGYLSLGRTGSSALSQHCQVLVPATSNKRLLSAELCTQSARMRTRQCPSDAMNPHSSSGSSGLSSGSDSDSSSCLGWGGAAAAPAAASGRGLLSRYWSLESLHSATVFNDGSTNRPSLFDDLGSDEDFYEELHVSGHRFVGGGEQLAINELISDGSVVYAEALWDHVTMDDEELGFKAGSVIEVMDATNKEWWWGRILDSEGWFPASFVRLRVNQDEPMEDCATKAGDKEQDSRNVPRRNGFGQNNKDQMRTNVINEILNTEKHYIKHLKDICEGYIKQCRKRDDMFTEDQLWTIFGNIEEIYKFQKKFLKTLEKRINKDSPHLSEIGSCFLEYQTDFQIYSEYCNNHPNACTELSKLTKVKKYVHFFETCRLLQKMIDISLDGFLLTPVQKICKYPLQLAELLKYTNSQHRDYTNVEAALDAMKNVARLINERKRRLENIDKIAHWQSSIEDWEGEDILARSSELIHSGELTKISHLQPKGQQRIFFLFDHQIVFCKKDLLRRDILYYKGKIDMDDMEVLNVEDGKDKDFNITVKNAFKLQGKVSEEIHLFLAKKPEHKQRWLQAFEEERKQVLLDKETGFSISEIQKKQAMINASKPHPAGKPKGVNRTYYDFWMKQKHPTLPANLPQQQVFMLAEPKRKPSNFWQNISRLTPFRK